The window TGGTCTTGCCCGCTTCCATCGGACCGCCCGACACGAAGACCGTCGGGATGTTCAAGCGCAGCGCCGCCATCAGCATGCCGGGCGTGATCTTGTCGCAGTTGGAGATGCACACCAGCGCGTCTGCGCAGTGCGCATTGACCATGTACTCGACGGAGTCCGCGATGATTTCGCGCGAAGGCAGCGAGTACAGCATGCCGTCGTGGCCCATCGCGATGCCGTCATCGACGGCGATGGTGTCGAACTCCTTGGCGACGCCGCCGACGCGTTCGATCTCGCGCGCGACCAGTTGCCCGAGATCCTTCAGGTGGACATGACCCGGTACGAACTGGGTGAACGAATTCGCGATGGCGATGATCGGCTTGTGGAAGTCGCCGTCGGTCATGCCGGTGGCGCGCCACAGCGCGCGGGCACCGGCCATGTTGCGGCCGTGAGTGGAGGTCTTCGAACGGTACTCGGGCATCGGCTTGAGGCTTCGCGATTTCGCGTGGCGCGCTGGAAGCCTTGATTCTGCTGGGTTTCCACGGTTTCAGGTGCAACCGTCCTTCATGCGAAATCGGCATAAGCCGATCTGTTGACACCACCGCGTGGCGCATGGTCTTCTCGCCCCATGTTGCAACGCCGCACACCACTGACGACCAGCCCGACCGCACTTGCGGCGACCGTCCTCGTACTCGTCCTTATTACCTCGCCAACAGGTGCGGGACGATCCGGCGCGTAAGCAGAAACACAACGCCAGAATCGCAAACCCCGCACCGAGAGGTGCGGGGTTTTTCGTTTCTGGACGCGGAAAAAAAGAAAACGAAGACCACCGCACCACCACCGAACCCAACCCAGGACAGACGCAATGACCAGCACCAGCAAGCCCCGCATCGCCATCGTCGGCTACGGCAGCCAGGGCCGCGCGCATGCGCTCAACCTTCGCGACTCCGGCTTCGACGTCACCATCGGCCTGCGCCCGGGCGGTCCCACCGAGATCAAGGCGAAGGCCGACGGCTTCACCGTGAAAACGCCGGCGGATGCGGTCAGGGACGCGGAGATCGTCGCCGTGCTGACCCCGGACATGGTGCAGCCGCAGCTGTATGGCGAGGTCATCGAGCCGAACATCGCCAAGGGCGCCTGCCTGCTGTTCGCGCACGGCTTCAACGTGCATTACGGCCAGATCACCCCGCGCGAGGACCTGGACGTGGTGCTGGTCGCGCCGAAGGGCCCGGGCGCGCTGGTCCGCCGCGAATACGAGATCGGCCGCGGCGTGCCGTCGGTCTATGCGATCCAGCAGGACCTGAGCGGCAATGCCGAACAGTTGGCGCTGACCTATTGCGGCGGCATCGGTGGCGCGCGCCAGAACGCAATCAAGACCACCTTCAAGGAAGAAACCGAGACCGACCTGTTCGGCGAGCAGGCGGTGCTGTGCGGCGGCGCGACCAAGCTGGTCCAGGCCGGCTGGGAAACCCTGGTGGAAGCCGGTTACCAGCCGGAAGTCGCGTACTACGAATGCCTGCACGAGCTGAAGCTGATCGTCGACCTGTTCTACGAAGGCGGCATCACCCGCATGCACGAATTCATCAGCGAGACCGCGCAATACGGTGCGCTGACCCGCGGCGATTACATCGTCGACGCCAACACCCGCGCGCAGATGAAGAAGGTGCTGACCGAAATCCAGGACGGCACCTTCGCCCGCCAATGGATCGCCGAGTACGCCGCCGGCAACGCCAACTACAAGGCGCTGAAGCAGGCCGACCTGGATCATCCGATCGAGGCGGTCGGCAAGAAGCTGCGCGCCAACATGAAGTGGCTGGCCACCGCGCCGACCCCGGCGAAACCTGCGACCGAAGCGCAACCGCAGAGCGAGGCCGCGTAATGAATGGAGCCCGCTGGCTGGCGCAAGCCCTGGTCGCGGAAGGCGTGGAGACGCTGTTCGGGTATCCCGGCGGCACGATCATGCCCTTCTACGACGCGCTGCACAGCGCGCCCGGACTGAAGCACGTCCTGGTACGCCACGAGCAGGGTGCGGCGTTCGCCGCCAACGGGTATGCGCGTGCCAGCGGGCGCGTCGGCGTGTGCGTGGCGACCTCCGGCCCGGGTGCGTCCAACCTGGTCACCGGTATCGCCGACGCGATGCTGGATTCGGTGCCGATGGTGGTGATCACCGGCCAGGTGCCGACCCACCTGATGGGCACCGATGCGTTCCAGGAACTGGACGTGTTCGGCATGACCCTGCCGATGGTCAAGCACAGCTTCATCGCGCGGCGCGTCGAGGACCTGCCGATGATGGTCGCCGAGGCATTCCGCCTGGCGCGCTCCGGCCGTCCCGGTCCGGTGCTGATCGACCTGCCGAAGGATGTGCAGATCGCCGATGCCGCACATTTGCCGGCGCACGCATCGCTGGGCACCGATCCGGTGGAAATGCCGAAGGATGCGTCGCTGCATGAAGCACTCGCGCTGATCTCGCAGGCGCAGAAGCCGGTGATCTATGGCGGCGGCGGCATCGTCCTGGGCGATGCAGTGCAGGCGTTCCGCACCTTCGTCGATGCCACCCAGATCCCGACCGTGCTGACCCTGAAGGCGCTGGGTTCGCTGGCGACCGCGCATCCGCTCCACCTCGGCATGATCGGCATGCACGGCAGCCGCGCCGCCAACCTGGCGGTGCAGGAATCCGACCTGCTGGTGGTGGTCGGCGCGCGTTTCGACGATCGCGCTACCGGCAAGCTGGCCGAGTTCGCGCCGAACGCACACGTCGTCCACATGGACATCGACGCCTGCGAGATCGGCAAGCTGCGCCATGCCGACGCCGGCGTGCGCGGCGACATCGCCACCACCCTGACCAAGCTGACCCTGCCCTGCGCTGCGCACTTGCATGGCCGCCACGGCACCGCGCGCAAAGCCTGGCGCGCGCAGTGCCAGCAACGTGCGCGCCAGCACGCGGCACGCTACGACGCCCCCGGCGACACGGTGTTCGCACCTGCGCTGCTGAAGCGGCTGTCGGAACTGGCACCGGAGGCGATCGTGTCCTGCGATGTCGGCCAGCACCAGATGTGGGTGGCCCAGCACTGGCGCTTGGACGATCCGCGCAAGCACCTGACCTCCGGCGCGCTGGGCGCGATGGGCTTCGGCCTGCCCGCGGCGATGGGCGCGCAGGAATCCATGCGTAACGAGGGCCGCCACGACGCGCAGGTGATCTGCGTCAGCGGCGATGGCTCGATCATGATGAACATCCAGGAGCTGGCGACGCTGAAGCGCTACCGGCTGCCGGTGAAGATCGTGCTGCTCGACAACCAGGCGCTGGGCATGGTCCGCCAGTGGCAGGAACTGTTCTTCGAGAAGCGCTATTCCGAGATCGACCTGTCCGACAACCCGGACTTCGCGGCGGTCGCCACTGCGTTCGGTATCCAGGCCTTTCACGTGGACAAGGCGGCCGATGTCGAAGCCGCACTGCATGCCTTGCTGGCCGCCGAGGGCCCGGCCTTCCTGCATGTCGCCATCGACACCGCCGCCAACGTCTGGCCGCTGGTGCCACCGAACCGCAACAACGCGGAAATGATGGATGACAGCCCGATGGATGCCGCTGCGCCCTCGCCCACCCACGCCGCGGACGCTGCCCATGCGCTACCAGCTTGACTTGACCCTGCGCCGTGCCGAGGGCGCGCTGGTGCGCGTGCTGGGCACGACCGAGCGTCGCGGCTTCCAGCCGGTTCGCGTGGATGGCGAAACACTGGGCGATGACGACCAGTGGCAGCTGCGCCTGACCGTGGAAGGCCAGCGCGAACCCGAAGGCCTGCAGCTGCAGCTGGCGAAGTTGCATGACTGCCTGTCGGTGCAGGTGCAGCCATGTCCGTGAGTGCCGCCGCCCACGTCACGCCGATGTTCGATGCCGCGCATGCACCGAAGCCGAAGACCTGGTTCGACGGCGAACTGATCGAGAGCGACGCGCTGCAGGCCGGCCTCACCACGCACGCGATGCATTACGGCAGCGGCGTGTTCGAGGGCATCCGCGCCTACGCGACCGCCGACGGTGGCGCGGCGGTGTTCCGCCTGCCCGAACACCTGGAGCGCATGCGCAAGGGCGCCAACCTGCTGGGACTGGCCTTCGATCCCGCGCAGGTCACCGAGGCGGTGCTGGCAACGCTGCGCGCCAACGGCCATCGCGACGCCTACATCCGCCCGCTGGCGTGGTTCGGTGAGGGCAGTTTCGGGTTGGACGTGGAAGGCCATGTGCCGCACATGATGGTTGCGACCACCGCAACCCAAGTGCACTTGAACGGCACCCGCGCACGCCTCGGTGTGTCGTGCTGGCGGCGCAATCCGGCGGACTCGTTGCCGCCGCTGAAACTCTGCGGTGCCTACGTCAACTCGATCCTGGCCAAGCGCGAAGCGAAGTCGCGCGGTTTCGACGA of the Thermomonas carbonis genome contains:
- the ilvC gene encoding ketol-acid reductoisomerase yields the protein MTSTSKPRIAIVGYGSQGRAHALNLRDSGFDVTIGLRPGGPTEIKAKADGFTVKTPADAVRDAEIVAVLTPDMVQPQLYGEVIEPNIAKGACLLFAHGFNVHYGQITPREDLDVVLVAPKGPGALVRREYEIGRGVPSVYAIQQDLSGNAEQLALTYCGGIGGARQNAIKTTFKEETETDLFGEQAVLCGGATKLVQAGWETLVEAGYQPEVAYYECLHELKLIVDLFYEGGITRMHEFISETAQYGALTRGDYIVDANTRAQMKKVLTEIQDGTFARQWIAEYAAGNANYKALKQADLDHPIEAVGKKLRANMKWLATAPTPAKPATEAQPQSEAA
- the ilvG gene encoding acetolactate synthase 2 catalytic subunit; translation: MNGARWLAQALVAEGVETLFGYPGGTIMPFYDALHSAPGLKHVLVRHEQGAAFAANGYARASGRVGVCVATSGPGASNLVTGIADAMLDSVPMVVITGQVPTHLMGTDAFQELDVFGMTLPMVKHSFIARRVEDLPMMVAEAFRLARSGRPGPVLIDLPKDVQIADAAHLPAHASLGTDPVEMPKDASLHEALALISQAQKPVIYGGGGIVLGDAVQAFRTFVDATQIPTVLTLKALGSLATAHPLHLGMIGMHGSRAANLAVQESDLLVVVGARFDDRATGKLAEFAPNAHVVHMDIDACEIGKLRHADAGVRGDIATTLTKLTLPCAAHLHGRHGTARKAWRAQCQQRARQHAARYDAPGDTVFAPALLKRLSELAPEAIVSCDVGQHQMWVAQHWRLDDPRKHLTSGALGAMGFGLPAAMGAQESMRNEGRHDAQVICVSGDGSIMMNIQELATLKRYRLPVKIVLLDNQALGMVRQWQELFFEKRYSEIDLSDNPDFAAVATAFGIQAFHVDKAADVEAALHALLAAEGPAFLHVAIDTAANVWPLVPPNRNNAEMMDDSPMDAAAPSPTHAADAAHALPA
- a CDS encoding ACT domain-containing protein is translated as MRYQLDLTLRRAEGALVRVLGTTERRGFQPVRVDGETLGDDDQWQLRLTVEGQREPEGLQLQLAKLHDCLSVQVQPCP
- a CDS encoding aminotransferase class IV is translated as MSVSAAAHVTPMFDAAHAPKPKTWFDGELIESDALQAGLTTHAMHYGSGVFEGIRAYATADGGAAVFRLPEHLERMRKGANLLGLAFDPAQVTEAVLATLRANGHRDAYIRPLAWFGEGSFGLDVEGHVPHMMVATTATQVHLNGTRARLGVSCWRRNPADSLPPLKLCGAYVNSILAKREAKSRGFDEAMFTDRAGNVVECTGANLFMVKDGNIVAIEHPDALPGITRDSLLALTGATSRMATLEELLDADEVFACGTAAEVAPISQVEEREYGTNPVTRAIAAHYQRVVRGEDASYRHWLTAV